The Thermoclostridium stercorarium subsp. stercorarium DSM 8532 genome contains a region encoding:
- a CDS encoding NlpC/P60 family protein: protein MVKKNRKPFIFSTILSLSILAGVSSFAQQNIDLTSANDWAKAEIAKANEYNLLSGGMTDNFTRNITREEFCELAVRLYKSLSGKALPEVNSNPFSDTGNESVIIANKLGIVYGVGNNKFAPDNMATREEIAVMLYRTLKAAKPETVFSANMEYLFSDQDEISDWALKEVLSLTKAGIINGVGNGRFIPKRYISREEAIALVKRMYEKFDGQYVEIFELTSRGNSRNGLIEQLKTLIPQEMGKPYQWGATGPDSYDCSGLVYTLYGKIGVSLPRVSRDQAKAGVYVSKDSLQYGDLVFFAADGKNVNHVGIYVGNGEFVHAPFTGSVVKVSSLTTGYYSRTYYTARRVIR from the coding sequence ATGGTTAAAAAGAACAGAAAACCGTTTATTTTTTCCACAATATTATCATTGAGTATTTTAGCGGGTGTTTCCTCTTTCGCTCAGCAGAATATTGATCTCACAAGCGCAAACGACTGGGCTAAGGCAGAAATAGCCAAAGCCAACGAATACAATCTTCTTAGCGGCGGAATGACTGATAATTTTACCCGAAACATTACAAGGGAAGAATTCTGCGAGCTTGCGGTAAGATTATATAAATCTCTGAGCGGAAAAGCATTGCCTGAAGTAAATTCAAATCCCTTTTCCGATACTGGCAATGAAAGTGTTATAATAGCCAATAAACTCGGAATTGTTTATGGTGTGGGGAATAACAAGTTTGCTCCGGACAACATGGCGACACGGGAGGAAATTGCAGTAATGCTGTACCGTACCCTAAAAGCCGCAAAACCAGAAACCGTTTTTTCAGCCAACATGGAATATTTATTCTCCGATCAGGATGAAATTTCAGACTGGGCTTTAAAAGAAGTCCTGTCTTTAACTAAAGCCGGCATTATAAACGGAGTAGGCAACGGCAGGTTTATCCCCAAACGGTATATTTCAAGGGAAGAAGCCATAGCGCTTGTAAAAAGAATGTACGAGAAATTCGACGGACAATATGTTGAAATATTCGAACTGACTTCCCGCGGAAACAGCAGGAACGGCTTGATTGAACAGCTTAAAACGCTAATACCGCAGGAAATGGGAAAGCCTTATCAGTGGGGAGCCACAGGCCCTGACAGCTATGACTGTTCAGGTTTGGTATATACATTATACGGTAAAATAGGAGTATCCCTTCCACGGGTATCAAGGGATCAGGCAAAAGCCGGGGTTTATGTATCAAAAGACAGTCTGCAGTATGGCGATCTGGTCTTTTTTGCCGCTGACGGCAAAAACGTTAACCACGTCGGGATATATGTGGGTAACGGTGAATTCGTTCATGCCCCGTTTACCGGAAGCGTGGTTAAAGTATCGTCATTAACCACCGGATATTACAGCAGAACGTATTATACGGCAAGAAGGGTTATCAGGTAA
- a CDS encoding polysaccharide deacetylase family protein: protein MRTICFCYPEGKRKALTMSYDDGQIFDRELVSIFNEYKIKATFHLNSGNFGKKQFVSAPEIKELYKGHEVSVHTVTHPFLTQIPKEEVIKEIIDDRKNLETLVGYPVRGMSYPFGDYNDDLVKMLPSLGIEYSRTVVSTHGFGLPSDFLTWHPTCHHNENILGKLQSFKKTPPWEQLTLFYVWGHSFEFDRDKNWDMIREFCKRVAFDDSVWYATNIEIMDYIKALRNLKFSTDRNIVQNLSSIDVWISVDRQPVKIKAGEIVYL from the coding sequence ATGAGGACCATTTGTTTTTGTTATCCCGAAGGCAAAAGAAAAGCCCTGACCATGAGTTATGACGACGGACAGATTTTTGACAGGGAACTGGTAAGCATATTTAATGAATATAAGATAAAAGCCACATTTCACCTGAATTCCGGAAATTTCGGCAAAAAACAGTTTGTAAGTGCGCCGGAAATCAAAGAACTGTATAAAGGACACGAAGTTTCGGTTCATACCGTCACGCATCCCTTTCTCACCCAGATACCCAAAGAGGAAGTTATCAAGGAAATAATTGACGACAGAAAAAACCTTGAAACCCTTGTCGGTTATCCTGTAAGGGGCATGTCATATCCTTTCGGGGATTACAATGACGATTTGGTGAAAATGCTTCCGTCCCTCGGCATCGAATATTCAAGAACGGTTGTATCAACTCACGGTTTCGGGCTTCCCTCTGATTTTTTAACATGGCATCCCACGTGCCACCACAACGAAAATATTCTGGGAAAATTACAAAGTTTCAAAAAAACTCCTCCGTGGGAACAGTTAACCCTTTTCTATGTTTGGGGACACAGTTTTGAATTTGACAGAGACAAAAACTGGGATATGATCAGGGAATTCTGCAAGAGGGTTGCTTTCGATGATTCGGTTTGGTATGCAACGAACATTGAGATAATGGACTACATCAAAGCCCTTCGGAACCTCAAATTCAGTACCGACAGAAATATTGTGCAGAATCTTTCATCCATTGACGTCTGGATAAGTGTTGACAGGCAGCCGGTAAAAATAAAAGCCGGGGAAATTGTATACCTCTAA
- a CDS encoding extracellular solute-binding protein has protein sequence MKKLISMILAAVLLLTLATGCGSGQTNTSAQNEKGTSQTAKPDNAFAGSEKKYSKKLVIDWASVMVNEGTDYNADEFSRQWCEKFNIEWNMIPLTWENWAEKLRIWINSGDMPDIATWNYVHGELAAYVEQGLIRRLPDDWKTRWPNVAKAYESTVIGPKLDELFGGTYCLPKPRFAMNKPAEVLPDHMGIYMRKDWMEQIGIEIKDAYTVNELLDIARQIKQKDPGNVGDKLAPIEVRTGNMAFLFTWAVYEHSREPADFYIGEDGKYHWGPADPETLEGLKLYQQAYREGLLHPEFYTLKQNEDLEDFYVAGTAAITCEGGLSYYQNLFGEQFKKNLGLDPEKAMHFAAVLGNDGKYHHPEVINFWTANIFSPDMDDEKFERIMDIFDYSCTQEGQYIIRMGIKGVDWEETSDGGFRTLMPEGQTVDSKYPSIMPLYINMLILSDDFDMINPSYPESYRNRTKRQYELRSKLSDSTTLVPTDWTSYFHDSPAKRKVAFDYATEYAQLILKEGSIEENWKAWVKEKMQVVQPVLDELNALINK, from the coding sequence ATGAAAAAATTAATAAGCATGATACTTGCCGCGGTTTTGCTTTTAACCCTTGCTACAGGATGCGGCTCAGGCCAGACAAATACTTCAGCTCAGAATGAAAAAGGGACTTCACAGACTGCCAAACCTGATAATGCCTTTGCCGGCAGTGAGAAAAAATACAGCAAAAAACTTGTTATTGACTGGGCAAGTGTCATGGTGAACGAGGGCACCGATTACAATGCCGATGAATTTTCACGGCAATGGTGCGAAAAATTCAACATCGAATGGAACATGATACCTCTGACTTGGGAAAACTGGGCGGAGAAACTGCGCATCTGGATCAATTCCGGTGATATGCCTGATATAGCCACTTGGAACTATGTGCACGGCGAACTTGCCGCATACGTTGAACAGGGTCTTATCCGCAGGCTTCCCGACGACTGGAAAACCCGCTGGCCTAATGTGGCAAAAGCATATGAAAGTACCGTAATAGGGCCAAAGCTGGATGAACTGTTCGGCGGAACATACTGCCTGCCAAAACCAAGATTTGCAATGAACAAACCTGCAGAAGTGCTTCCCGATCACATGGGAATATATATGAGAAAAGACTGGATGGAACAGATAGGTATCGAAATAAAGGATGCGTATACCGTTAACGAGCTTCTTGATATAGCTCGCCAGATTAAACAAAAAGACCCGGGTAATGTGGGTGACAAACTTGCTCCCATAGAGGTACGCACAGGTAATATGGCATTCCTGTTCACATGGGCTGTATATGAACACAGCCGTGAACCGGCTGACTTCTATATTGGTGAGGACGGAAAATACCATTGGGGTCCTGCAGACCCTGAAACACTGGAAGGTCTGAAACTTTATCAGCAGGCATACAGGGAAGGACTGTTACATCCCGAATTCTACACACTGAAACAGAACGAAGACCTGGAAGATTTCTATGTAGCCGGTACAGCAGCAATTACATGTGAAGGCGGTCTTTCATACTATCAGAACTTATTCGGTGAACAGTTCAAGAAAAATCTTGGCCTTGATCCTGAAAAAGCAATGCATTTTGCAGCCGTTTTAGGTAATGACGGAAAATATCATCATCCTGAGGTAATAAATTTCTGGACCGCCAATATATTCTCGCCTGATATGGATGATGAAAAATTTGAACGTATTATGGACATATTCGACTATTCATGTACACAGGAAGGCCAGTACATTATCAGAATGGGAATCAAAGGAGTGGACTGGGAAGAAACTTCTGACGGAGGATTCAGAACATTAATGCCCGAAGGCCAGACAGTTGACAGCAAATATCCGTCAATAATGCCGCTCTACATTAATATGCTGATTTTGTCGGACGACTTTGACATGATTAACCCGTCTTATCCCGAATCATACCGAAACAGGACAAAACGTCAGTATGAACTGCGTTCAAAGCTTTCCGACTCCACAACACTGGTTCCCACTGACTGGACATCATACTTCCACGACTCTCCTGCAAAAAGAAAAGTTGCATTTGATTACGCCACCGAATATGCCCAGTTAATACTTAAAGAAGGAAGCATTGAAGAAAACTGGAAGGCATGGGTGAAGGAAAAAATGCAGGTGGTTCAGCCTGTTCTTGATGAACTGAACGCATTAATAAACAAGTAA
- a CDS encoding carbohydrate ABC transporter permease has translation MSGSKYRKKAENKKYSRFDIVLCVILALVLISIIIPFFNVIAVSFTSQQEFLQTSILIFPKKPTLINYYDLFKDGRILIGLRTTVIILLIGLPLNLILTTSFAYGMSRKGFPGRKLIFYLVLFTMIFNGGVIPLYMLIKEMKLTNTIWSVILAYGINTFYMIIMRNYFSSLPESLIESAKLDGAGEWRILFSIVLPLSMPIIATVTLFYAVDRWNEWYYSMIFIRNAKLQPLQLILRNIVIDSQVRALAASSGAILEDYKFTNGLKMCAVIVTMLPVMCIFPFLQKHFVKGVLIGAIKS, from the coding sequence ATGTCGGGTTCAAAATACAGAAAAAAAGCAGAAAATAAAAAATATTCGAGATTTGATATTGTATTGTGCGTTATACTGGCATTAGTTTTGATTTCAATAATAATCCCCTTTTTCAATGTTATTGCGGTTTCATTTACATCACAGCAGGAATTTCTTCAGACTTCAATTCTGATTTTCCCTAAAAAGCCAACACTGATCAATTATTATGATCTTTTCAAGGACGGGCGTATCCTTATAGGCCTCCGAACAACAGTGATTATACTTCTCATTGGGCTGCCGCTTAATCTAATCCTTACAACCAGTTTCGCCTATGGAATGAGCAGAAAGGGATTCCCCGGCAGAAAGCTGATTTTCTATCTTGTGCTTTTTACAATGATTTTCAACGGCGGCGTTATTCCTCTGTATATGTTGATAAAAGAAATGAAATTGACAAACACCATATGGTCGGTGATATTGGCTTACGGCATCAATACATTCTATATGATAATCATGCGCAACTATTTTTCCTCTCTTCCCGAATCACTGATAGAGTCGGCAAAACTGGACGGTGCCGGCGAATGGAGAATTCTTTTCAGCATAGTTCTTCCCCTTTCCATGCCTATCATCGCGACAGTTACATTGTTTTACGCTGTTGACAGATGGAATGAATGGTACTATTCAATGATCTTTATAAGAAATGCAAAACTGCAGCCGCTTCAGTTAATTTTAAGGAACATAGTCATAGACTCGCAGGTTCGCGCACTTGCCGCAAGTTCAGGAGCAATCCTTGAAGATTATAAGTTTACCAATGGTCTTAAGATGTGTGCCGTTATAGTTACCATGCTTCCGGTAATGTGTATTTTCCCGTTCCTGCAGAAACATTTCGTAAAAGGTGTTCTCATAGGAGCTATTAAATCTTAG
- a CDS encoding ABC transporter permease: MERIRNLAKNIWKNRMIYTLLLPGLIWYIIFAYGPMGGLTLAFKTYKANLGIWGSPWCGFENYVYVFRDPSFLASVWKTLYINVGRVLAGFCAPIILALMLNEIPFERYKKVVQTVATFPQFLSWVVVSSIMINFFGYNGPVNSLISLLTGKTINFLGNEKIFIPMLYITEIWKTTGWYAIIYLAAIAGINPEQYEAAKIDGVTRIQNIYYITLPNILPTISIMLILTIGNLMSAGFDQVFNLSNAAVRDVSEILDMYIYRITFQSSPDFSFSTAVSLFRAVINMVLLLIADRAAKLLGGEGLIG, from the coding sequence ATGGAACGGATTCGAAATCTTGCAAAAAACATCTGGAAAAACCGAATGATTTATACTCTGCTGTTACCCGGACTAATATGGTATATCATTTTTGCGTATGGCCCTATGGGCGGCCTTACACTCGCTTTTAAGACATATAAGGCGAACCTTGGAATTTGGGGAAGCCCATGGTGCGGATTTGAAAATTATGTTTATGTTTTTCGCGATCCTTCTTTTCTCGCCTCTGTATGGAAAACTCTTTACATAAACGTAGGAAGAGTACTTGCGGGATTTTGTGCTCCGATTATATTGGCGCTGATGCTAAACGAAATCCCGTTTGAACGCTACAAAAAAGTTGTTCAGACGGTGGCTACGTTCCCGCAGTTTCTGTCATGGGTTGTGGTATCCAGTATCATGATTAATTTCTTTGGTTATAACGGACCTGTTAACAGTTTAATTTCACTTTTAACGGGCAAGACAATAAACTTTCTTGGCAATGAAAAAATTTTCATTCCAATGCTTTACATCACCGAAATATGGAAAACCACAGGCTGGTATGCAATTATTTATCTTGCTGCAATTGCAGGAATTAATCCTGAACAATATGAAGCAGCCAAAATTGACGGAGTTACGCGCATTCAAAATATTTACTATATTACCCTTCCGAATATCCTGCCAACCATATCAATTATGCTGATACTGACCATCGGAAATCTTATGTCCGCGGGTTTCGACCAGGTTTTCAACCTGTCAAATGCAGCAGTGCGGGATGTATCCGAAATTCTGGATATGTACATATACAGAATAACATTCCAGTCATCCCCTGATTTCTCATTTTCCACAGCCGTCAGCCTCTTCCGTGCGGTTATCAACATGGTTCTGTTGCTTATCGCCGACCGTGCTGCAAAGCTGCTTGGCGGGGAAGGCCTTATAGGTTAA
- a CDS encoding cache domain-containing sensor histidine kinase, whose translation MVGMYFYIFSLELEGQIQTSFESLADNIETRLIECVESINESAKQYAYSSDIQTITFFDNPEEYFIAASPAEDVLNFILDSNPNISAIYIYNNKNGRNFSSDSSKRRIFSKALEEHGLTGGKNIDAPFFSTSFYDDGLKITPYVVYFYPFYNVRDRKFERNESAICVILCDLNHLIQWLDIDKSSRSAMAVLYEDSIVSSNRNLSEIEINALRNITDSHGKVSVGNEKYLSNSITLPQFGWKLVYMIPEKDLLGGIIRVRNISYILISVVMVLLFAMMMQLFRFVTSPIQQIVNDVRRVRKGECSRIRPVNVLELQELSNGINLTLESIEQAHAKERETQRKLYNAVIEQKQALIYAYRSQINPHFLFNTLECMRSMARHYNAIPLEKVISSLSAMFRYSLRSNTVVTLSEEIEHLKNYLNFMKLRTGSSFEVRMFIPPETFSHPILPICLQPIVENSITHGFTDSNGNHLKIIQIQSWISDISGESMLHVRISDNGCGIPEKKLKELVANMESENNVEKKYSIGLYNIAKRLKLVFGEQSRLIINSRCGYYTSVELVFPKHPRDTSFMEYELL comes from the coding sequence ATGGTCGGGATGTATTTCTATATTTTTTCTTTGGAACTGGAAGGGCAGATCCAGACGTCATTCGAATCCCTTGCTGACAATATAGAAACACGGTTGATAGAATGTGTTGAGAGTATCAATGAATCTGCAAAGCAATATGCTTATTCCAGTGACATTCAGACCATCACTTTTTTTGACAATCCGGAGGAATATTTTATTGCCGCAAGTCCCGCAGAGGATGTTTTAAATTTTATACTGGACAGTAATCCGAATATCAGCGCAATTTACATATACAACAACAAAAACGGCAGGAATTTTTCAAGTGATTCATCAAAAAGACGCATTTTCAGCAAAGCATTGGAGGAACATGGACTGACAGGCGGTAAAAACATTGATGCTCCTTTTTTCAGCACAAGCTTTTATGATGACGGTTTGAAAATCACGCCTTATGTTGTTTATTTCTATCCTTTTTACAATGTCAGAGACCGAAAATTTGAACGGAATGAAAGTGCTATTTGTGTGATTCTTTGTGACTTAAACCATCTGATACAATGGCTGGATATTGATAAATCGTCACGCAGCGCAATGGCTGTGCTTTATGAAGACAGTATAGTTTCATCAAACCGGAATTTAAGTGAAATTGAGATAAATGCCCTAAGAAACATTACAGACAGCCATGGAAAGGTCAGCGTGGGTAACGAAAAATATTTAAGCAATTCCATAACTTTACCCCAGTTTGGATGGAAATTGGTGTATATGATTCCGGAGAAGGATTTGCTGGGAGGGATTATTCGCGTAAGAAATATAAGTTATATACTGATCTCGGTCGTTATGGTTTTGCTCTTTGCGATGATGATGCAGCTTTTCAGGTTTGTTACCAGTCCGATTCAACAGATTGTAAATGATGTAAGGAGGGTAAGGAAAGGGGAATGTTCCAGGATTAGACCTGTTAACGTGCTTGAGCTTCAGGAACTGTCAAACGGAATTAATCTCACACTGGAGAGTATTGAACAGGCACATGCGAAAGAACGCGAGACGCAGAGAAAACTTTACAATGCGGTTATAGAGCAGAAGCAGGCCCTGATATATGCATACAGGAGCCAGATAAACCCCCACTTTCTTTTTAATACTTTGGAGTGCATGCGCAGCATGGCAAGGCATTATAATGCAATACCTCTTGAGAAGGTGATCAGTTCATTGTCTGCAATGTTTCGGTATTCCTTGCGTTCAAACACTGTTGTTACATTAAGCGAAGAAATTGAACATTTAAAAAACTATTTAAATTTTATGAAACTTAGAACCGGCAGTAGTTTTGAAGTTCGTATGTTCATACCTCCCGAGACATTCAGCCATCCCATATTGCCGATTTGCCTTCAGCCAATAGTTGAAAATTCGATAACACATGGATTTACAGACAGCAATGGAAACCATCTCAAAATAATACAGATTCAAAGCTGGATCAGTGATATTTCGGGAGAAAGCATGCTTCATGTAAGAATCAGTGACAATGGATGCGGAATACCTGAGAAAAAGCTTAAAGAGCTTGTAGCGAATATGGAGTCGGAGAATAATGTGGAAAAAAAATACAGTATCGGTCTTTACAATATTGCAAAAAGGCTTAAGCTGGTTTTCGGAGAACAGAGCAGACTTATTATAAATTCACGCTGCGGGTATTATACATCGGTAGAGCTTGTGTTCCCGAAACACCCACGTGACACATCGTTTATGGAATATGAATTACTGTAG
- a CDS encoding response regulator transcription factor produces the protein MYRVVLVDDEPWVLSGLEELVDWNKSGFAVVAKFTDPEQALKEIIRIRPDVIFVDIRMPKMSGIELTASLKEHKIDSEIVFISAYRDFEAARKALQYGACQYILKPFDQNEVENTIRLLDDKIRKRKGLVSVNPEEPDNMLSPEVELLFRTAAKYPVCCLALCDHSSNISPDNDLIACTPLVIKGESAAYLLSAKTKDSIYGLVSSFKTDPSDGKGFSRIYPDFTSFPEMLKEARFSLNCGFTYSANPLTAEIQLFICRNISKNLTLADLASEFFLSETYLSALFKKNTGRTITNFIQDIKIFYAARLLLNTNLELKDIASQLGYEDYSYFGKLFKRSFGISPSSFRDIAGKECYSNSYSINDVSRGCFGNTSSTDV, from the coding sequence ATGTACAGAGTTGTTCTTGTAGATGATGAACCTTGGGTTCTGTCAGGTCTTGAGGAACTGGTAGACTGGAATAAATCAGGATTCGCCGTCGTTGCCAAATTCACCGATCCCGAGCAGGCTCTGAAAGAAATCATTCGTATAAGACCCGATGTAATTTTTGTGGATATCCGCATGCCGAAAATGTCGGGCATTGAACTTACCGCCTCCCTGAAAGAACATAAAATTGATTCGGAAATAGTCTTTATAAGTGCCTACCGGGATTTTGAAGCTGCGCGCAAGGCGCTTCAATATGGTGCATGTCAGTATATTCTTAAGCCTTTTGACCAAAATGAGGTGGAAAACACCATCCGCCTTCTTGATGACAAAATCAGAAAACGAAAGGGCCTTGTCTCAGTCAACCCTGAGGAACCAGACAACATGTTGTCTCCCGAGGTTGAACTTCTGTTCCGGACAGCAGCAAAATACCCGGTTTGTTGCCTTGCATTATGTGATCATTCGTCAAATATTTCACCTGACAATGATTTAATTGCCTGTACACCTTTGGTAATCAAGGGAGAGTCTGCTGCTTATCTGTTGTCAGCCAAAACCAAAGACAGCATATACGGACTTGTGTCGTCCTTTAAAACCGATCCGTCTGACGGAAAGGGTTTCAGCAGAATATACCCTGACTTTACGTCATTTCCGGAAATGCTGAAAGAGGCCAGGTTTTCATTAAACTGCGGGTTTACCTATTCAGCCAATCCGCTGACTGCCGAAATTCAGTTGTTTATCTGCCGTAATATATCCAAAAACCTTACTTTGGCTGATTTGGCATCAGAATTTTTCCTTTCCGAAACCTACCTGAGCGCGCTTTTCAAAAAAAATACAGGCCGCACCATAACCAATTTCATACAGGACATCAAGATTTTTTATGCAGCAAGACTGCTTCTTAACACAAACCTGGAACTGAAAGACATTGCATCGCAACTGGGATATGAGGATTACAGTTATTTCGGTAAACTTTTCAAAAGGAGTTTCGGCATCTCACCTTCATCTTTCCGCGATATAGCAGGCAAAGAGTGCTACAGTAATTCATATTCCATAAACGATGTGTCACGTGGGTGTTTCGGGAACACAAGCTCTACCGATGTATAA
- a CDS encoding aldose epimerase family protein produces the protein MEKKLFGKTPEGAEVYLFTIGNSKGMRAEIINYGGIIVSLYVPDGNGNVDDVVLGCDNLEDYGKSPFFGAIIGRHANRIENAVFELNGKEYRLAKNDGNNHLHGGIKGFDKVVWDVLEQTDNTLKLHYLSPDGEEGYPGNLDITVTYSVTEDNALSIDYKAKSDADTVVNLTNHSYFNLSGHSSGDILKHQLKINADRFTVNNEECIPTGEIISVEGTPMDFRELKPLGPGIQSGSIHVKHFNGYDHNFVLNVSGKEPEFAAEVFDPASGRRMKVYTTKPGVQLYTGNQLNQIAGKGGIRYGRWSGFCLETQFFPNAMKHKHFPSPVLKAGELYHHITVYKFE, from the coding sequence ATGGAGAAAAAATTATTCGGGAAAACCCCTGAAGGCGCTGAAGTTTATCTTTTCACAATAGGTAATTCCAAAGGCATGAGAGCCGAAATAATTAATTACGGAGGCATAATTGTGTCACTTTATGTTCCGGACGGAAACGGCAACGTGGATGACGTTGTATTGGGCTGCGACAATCTGGAGGATTATGGGAAAAGCCCGTTTTTCGGTGCAATTATAGGTCGTCATGCCAACCGTATTGAAAATGCCGTTTTCGAATTGAACGGAAAAGAATACAGACTGGCGAAAAACGACGGGAACAATCATTTACACGGCGGAATAAAAGGCTTTGACAAAGTTGTGTGGGATGTTCTGGAACAGACCGATAATACTCTCAAACTTCATTATCTGAGCCCTGACGGGGAAGAGGGTTACCCGGGGAATCTTGATATTACCGTTACATATTCAGTAACAGAGGATAATGCCCTTTCAATTGATTATAAAGCAAAATCCGACGCCGATACCGTTGTAAATCTGACCAATCACAGTTATTTCAACCTGTCGGGCCACAGTTCGGGGGATATATTGAAACATCAGCTTAAAATAAATGCCGACAGGTTCACCGTAAATAATGAAGAATGCATTCCGACGGGAGAGATAATAAGCGTGGAAGGAACGCCGATGGATTTCAGGGAATTAAAGCCGCTTGGACCGGGAATTCAGTCGGGTAGTATTCATGTTAAGCACTTTAACGGGTATGATCATAATTTTGTGCTTAATGTAAGCGGAAAAGAGCCCGAGTTCGCCGCCGAGGTTTTTGATCCTGCGAGCGGCAGAAGAATGAAGGTTTACACCACCAAACCCGGGGTTCAGTTATATACCGGAAATCAGCTGAATCAAATAGCGGGAAAAGGCGGCATACGGTATGGCAGATGGAGCGGGTTTTGCCTTGAAACCCAATTTTTCCCGAATGCCATGAAACATAAACATTTCCCTTCTCCCGTATTGAAAGCCGGAGAGCTTTACCATCATATAACAGTATACAAATTCGAATAA
- a CDS encoding glucosidase LplD yields MRRIGDKVTDIKIAYIGGGSMGWAWNLMSDLANEEQLSGTVRLYDIDKEAAARNEKIGNSLKNHPNAKSQWDYIAVDTLEEALKGADFVIISILPGTFDEMESDVHLPEKYGIYQSVGDTVGPGGHVRALRTIPMFVEFANAIKQWAPEAWVINYTNPMTLCVRTLYEAFPEIKAFGCCHEVFGTQELLKSALADIEGIQAGHRRDIKVNVIGINHFTWLDKATYEGRDLFPIYKKFVDKYYETGFEGTKKGHWMNDFFASANRVKFDLFKRYGIIAAAGDRHLAEFCPPWYLKDPETVRSWMFGLTPVSWRKENLKKRRAKSERLVNGEEPFELKQSGEEGVLQIKALCGLGELVTNVNLPNRGQIANLPIGVVVETNAVFSHNSVRPVQAGSLPPDVLNLVFRHVINQETTLKAALKKDKELGFRAFANDPLVTISINDAWKLYNDMLRNTKKYLPGWDI; encoded by the coding sequence ATGAGAAGAATCGGTGACAAGGTCACGGACATTAAAATCGCATATATAGGCGGCGGCTCAATGGGTTGGGCGTGGAATCTGATGAGCGACCTGGCAAACGAGGAACAGCTGTCAGGTACCGTCAGACTTTATGATATTGATAAAGAAGCAGCCGCAAGGAACGAAAAAATCGGTAATTCCCTTAAGAACCATCCTAATGCGAAAAGTCAGTGGGATTATATAGCAGTGGACACTTTGGAGGAGGCATTAAAAGGTGCCGATTTCGTGATTATTTCCATCCTGCCCGGAACATTTGATGAAATGGAATCCGACGTGCATCTTCCCGAAAAATACGGGATTTATCAGTCGGTGGGAGACACGGTAGGTCCAGGCGGCCATGTCCGCGCCCTTCGTACGATACCGATGTTTGTGGAATTTGCCAATGCCATTAAACAATGGGCGCCTGAAGCATGGGTAATTAATTACACCAATCCTATGACACTGTGTGTCCGCACACTGTACGAGGCTTTCCCCGAGATTAAGGCTTTCGGTTGCTGCCATGAAGTTTTCGGAACACAGGAGCTTTTGAAATCGGCTCTTGCTGATATTGAAGGAATTCAGGCCGGTCACAGAAGAGATATCAAGGTGAACGTTATTGGAATTAACCATTTTACATGGCTGGATAAAGCCACATACGAGGGTCGTGATCTGTTCCCGATTTACAAAAAATTTGTCGACAAATACTATGAAACAGGCTTTGAAGGAACCAAGAAAGGTCACTGGATGAACGATTTCTTTGCATCGGCAAACCGCGTAAAATTTGATCTGTTTAAACGCTATGGAATTATAGCTGCCGCGGGGGACAGACACCTGGCAGAATTCTGCCCGCCGTGGTATCTGAAAGACCCAGAAACAGTAAGATCATGGATGTTTGGTTTAACCCCGGTAAGCTGGAGAAAGGAAAACCTTAAGAAAAGAAGAGCAAAGAGCGAACGTCTGGTAAACGGTGAGGAACCATTTGAACTTAAGCAAAGCGGCGAAGAAGGAGTGCTTCAGATCAAAGCCCTCTGCGGTCTGGGAGAACTGGTCACCAACGTTAACCTTCCAAACAGAGGTCAGATAGCCAACCTGCCGATTGGAGTGGTAGTGGAAACCAACGCGGTGTTCAGTCACAACTCCGTACGTCCCGTCCAGGCCGGAAGTCTGCCTCCCGATGTACTGAACCTTGTTTTCAGGCATGTCATCAATCAGGAAACAACGCTCAAGGCCGCATTAAAGAAAGACAAGGAACTTGGCTTCAGGGCATTTGCCAACGATCCTCTGGTTACAATAAGCATAAACGACGCATGGAAGCTTTATAACGATATGTTACGGAATACAAAGAAATACCTGCCCGGCTGGGATATCTGA